In one window of Zingiber officinale cultivar Zhangliang chromosome 11A, Zo_v1.1, whole genome shotgun sequence DNA:
- the LOC122031957 gene encoding NAC domain-containing protein 79-like encodes MDRLPPGFRFRPTDEELITHYLAHKVADAGFRTLVIGEVDLNKYEPWDLPLRAEMGEKEWYFFCVRGRKYPTGLRTNRATRTGYWKATGKDNAVYRGRSLVGMKKTLVFYRGRAPKGEKSNWVMHEYRLEGKCSLHHHHHLAKNEWVVCRVFHKIPASTKKPPVMIKAEAASPLPRPPLPTIHASASRINALDSIDVTCFSTLPAATFDGNLDDDSFAPAEPHRPPPLFALGGDDQQAAAGGSDHILALLGHTIWNDCY; translated from the exons ATGGATCGCCTCCCGCCTGGCTTCCGCTTCCGACCCACTGACGAAGAGCTCATCACCCACTACCTCGCCCACAAAGTCGCCGACGCCGGATTCCGCACCCTCGTCATCGGCGAAGTCGACCTCAACAAGTACGAGCCCTGGGATTTGCCAT TGAGAGCCGAGATGGGGGAGAAGGAGTGGTACTTCTTCTGCGTCAGGGGCAGGAAGTACCCCACCGGGCTGAGGACCAACAGGGCCACCCGAACCGGCTACTGGAAGGCCACCGGAAAAGACAACGCCGTCTATCGCGGCCGAAGCCTGGTCGGAATGAAAAAGACTCTGGTTTTCTACCGTGGCAGAGCTCCCAAGGGCGAGAAGAGCAATTGGGTCATGCACGAGTACAGATTGGAGGGCAAGTGCTCCCTCCACCACCACCATCATCTCGCTAAA AACGAGTGGGTGGTGTGCCGGGTGTTCCACAAGATCCCGGCGAGCACCAAGAAGCCTCCGGTCATGATCAAAGCCGAGGCGGCGTCTCCTCTTCCACGGCCCCCACTGCCGACGATCCACGCTAGCGCCAGCCGCATCAACGCATTGGACTCGATCGACGTGACCTGCTTCTCCACTTTGCCGGCGGCGACTTTCGACGGAAACTTGGACGACGACTCCTTCGCTCCGGCCGAACCGCATCGCCCGCCGCCTCTGTTTGCCTTAGGAGGTGACGATCAGCAGGCGGCCGCCGGCGGCAGCGATCACATTCTGGCGCTTCTCGGTCACACTATTTGGAACGACTGCTATTAA